The Anaerolineae bacterium genome contains a region encoding:
- a CDS encoding cellulase family glycosylhydrolase: MNRQNNLQPKKGKSWLMLSLPIIVGGGVALVVACAAIFAIYAIFFYESTPPKAETPPTPTFEIVRFQEGDQPAAAAPAPTTEPAVADPNQPAASDQPAPTDPPAAQPTPIPVEPVLNTAPVTMTSPDYGMQVFLFWQEEIADRDLQLVKDAGFRWVKQEFAWREIEGAGKGAFDWSRTDRVMDQIDAHGLKVIVRLGVQPEWAGGGFPEVGPPNNVQDFADFAAAVATRYQGRIDAYQIWNEPNLAREWGNRPPNAAEYTQMLKMAAEAIKAIDPYPIIISAGMAPTTRNDDVARPDTYYIQEMYDAGAQPYFDALGVHGAGYASPPETDPAEVASTPGLANPGDFKPENAVPEELRRVYCFRHVEDVREVMVRNGDEAKQVVLLEFGWTIDPRPDSPYNWHAVTPEQQDKYFQRAYAYAKENWQPWIGVMSLIYIANPQWTMQDEQTYWSIVYPTYPEFTPAPAYFGLKTMPKD; this comes from the coding sequence ATGAATCGACAAAACAATTTGCAACCAAAAAAAGGTAAAAGTTGGTTAATGTTATCCCTGCCCATTATTGTGGGCGGAGGGGTTGCCCTGGTAGTGGCTTGTGCGGCCATATTTGCCATTTACGCCATCTTCTTTTATGAGTCTACCCCGCCAAAAGCCGAAACGCCGCCCACGCCCACCTTTGAAATTGTCCGTTTTCAGGAGGGGGACCAACCTGCTGCGGCAGCGCCTGCGCCTACCACAGAGCCGGCTGTCGCCGACCCCAACCAACCTGCCGCCTCTGACCAACCTGCCCCCACCGACCCACCCGCCGCTCAACCTACCCCCATTCCGGTTGAACCCGTGCTCAACACCGCGCCCGTCACCATGACCTCGCCCGATTACGGCATGCAGGTGTTTCTGTTCTGGCAAGAAGAAATTGCCGACCGGGATTTGCAACTGGTCAAAGATGCCGGTTTCCGCTGGGTTAAGCAGGAATTTGCCTGGCGAGAAATTGAAGGCGCCGGTAAGGGCGCTTTTGATTGGAGTCGCACCGACCGGGTAATGGACCAAATTGACGCGCACGGCCTCAAGGTGATTGTGCGCCTGGGCGTGCAGCCGGAATGGGCCGGCGGCGGTTTTCCTGAAGTTGGCCCGCCTAACAACGTGCAAGATTTTGCCGATTTTGCCGCGGCCGTAGCTACCCGTTACCAGGGCCGTATTGACGCTTACCAGATTTGGAACGAGCCTAACCTGGCCCGCGAGTGGGGCAATCGCCCGCCCAATGCCGCCGAATATACCCAAATGCTCAAAATGGCCGCCGAGGCCATCAAGGCCATTGACCCCTATCCCATTATCATCAGCGCCGGCATGGCCCCCACCACTCGCAACGACGACGTGGCCCGGCCCGATACTTACTACATTCAAGAAATGTACGATGCTGGCGCCCAACCTTATTTTGACGCCCTGGGCGTGCATGGCGCCGGTTACGCTTCGCCCCCGGAAACCGACCCCGCCGAGGTGGCCAGCACGCCCGGCCTGGCTAACCCCGGCGACTTCAAGCCGGAAAACGCCGTGCCCGAAGAATTGCGCCGGGTTTATTGCTTCCGCCACGTGGAAGACGTGCGGGAAGTGATGGTTCGCAATGGCGATGAGGCCAAACAAGTGGTGCTGCTTGAGTTTGGCTGGACCATTGACCCTCGCCCAGACTCGCCCTATAACTGGCACGCGGTTACGCCGGAGCAGCAAGACAAATACTTTCAGCGGGCCTACGCCTACGCCAAAGAAAATTGGCAGCCCTGGATTGGCGTGATGAGCCTGATCTACATTGCCAATCCCCAGTGGACCATGCAAGACGAGCAAACCTATTGGAGCATTGTTTACCCCACCTACCCGGAGTTCACGCCTGCCCCGGCCTATTTTGGGTTAAAGACAATGCCCAAGGATTAA
- a CDS encoding N-acetylmuramoyl-L-alanine amidase, translating to MAFRNIQVDVDDAVFQAALNRATSEGTSIGQVIAKHLKQYADGATSGTPTTYTVKSGDTLGKIALKMYGDAHKYPLIQRANNIANPSRIWVGQVLIIPPVAGATPAASTTSTASPSPATPVVSAPPRPVITPGPTPAAPAPVTPTLPTGIAPPKPSIQWVGSPNFNRRSNPQDITALTIHATANSTLQGVIDWFNNPNAKVSAHYTIGKDGQIVQHVRDTDRAWHAGKSEWKGRASCNDYCLGIELVNLNDGLDPYPEAQHNANVALCAYLCHQYNISIDDIMGHLDIALPPGRKSDPRNYDLDRLRREVAGVLGR from the coding sequence ATGGCGTTTCGGAATATTCAAGTAGATGTGGATGATGCGGTTTTTCAGGCGGCCTTGAATCGAGCCACCAGTGAAGGCACCTCCATTGGCCAGGTGATTGCCAAACATCTCAAACAGTATGCCGATGGGGCCACCTCTGGCACGCCCACCACCTATACCGTTAAGAGCGGCGATACGTTGGGCAAGATTGCTCTTAAAATGTATGGCGACGCCCACAAATATCCCCTTATCCAACGGGCCAACAACATTGCCAATCCCAGCCGGATTTGGGTGGGCCAGGTGTTGATTATTCCGCCGGTGGCCGGCGCAACCCCGGCTGCATCCACCACCTCTACAGCCTCCCCCTCGCCCGCCACGCCTGTGGTCAGTGCGCCGCCGAGGCCGGTAATCACGCCCGGTCCAACCCCTGCCGCGCCTGCCCCAGTAACGCCTACTCTCCCCACCGGCATCGCGCCGCCAAAGCCATCTATCCAGTGGGTTGGCTCGCCCAACTTTAACCGGCGGTCCAACCCCCAAGATATTACCGCTCTTACCATTCATGCTACGGCAAACAGCACCCTGCAAGGCGTGATTGATTGGTTCAACAATCCCAACGCCAAAGTGAGCGCCCATTACACCATTGGCAAAGACGGCCAAATTGTCCAGCACGTGCGAGATACCGACCGCGCCTGGCACGCCGGTAAAAGCGAGTGGAAAGGCCGGGCCTCTTGCAACGACTACTGCCTGGGCATTGAGTTGGTCAATCTGAATGATGGGTTAGACCCCTACCCGGAAGCCCAACACAACGCTAACGTGGCTTTATGCGCTTACCTGTGCCATCAGTATAATATCAGTATTGACGACATTATGGGGCATCTTGACATTG
- a CDS encoding cellulase family glycosylhydrolase — protein sequence MSSSNTNPLMYMFETVLESRLGGVVINFLLIPLLILSALLLPPVSLADRLLSIGYERIGRDGGAIQDPDGTQITFLPEGVKRSFRVKLSAIPRSLFLEGAAGNSLLTAAESIPPNLIVKSPYYSVQRKGAMPEKIVLKIPIPNEAEPYNTLDLYSWNGESWEWLPNRKLLTEDLIESELAYLPVSVVVMQTHAIHPNVSTDYAVDSVLPDDIKDTLVEINPQGLFLDNQGDIVDNLGQLPPEIQNATFSVIPTIRNWSETGSIRSDLIDNLLIDADAREQHLQAIVDLVQKNAYQGIDLDYRGINPDLKQEYTAFLAQLRAQLPDNKQLSVRVELPHQVSADTWDTGAYDWQAIGRIANVVKVPTSPDPRAYAPGGQMEAMLDWAVGQVNRYKLQLLLPTSSTEQVNGITRNITYQQALEPIGAASILGDTNIVTPGQEVNFTLKGAQASTGIQFDSASGTYWFAYLDDNNTQHTVYLENAASIARKLQFVAQYNLRGIAVQNLLGANNDARIWEVIRKFLDLVIPPVESQYSVVWRVQNETGGVIAEQIVDLSAPNYQWTAPEAGGSYTVGAAISSGPNAAAAVPRGEVAVLVATPTPMPTPTPEPSPTPTPEPPTPTPAPVQEAAPVEAVEQPSAPAPPAVAAVNVPFGYGVQADPRGNTSGNIGHIKALGFNWVKFQMAWKDAEPSPGGYSWGMWDDIIGQYNANGINVMLSIPKAPDWARPPDDDKSVEGPPADPAKYAEFVARAADRYRGKVGAIEVWNEQNLWYEAGGQGRINPAAYVQLLQLSYQAIKSVNQDMIVISGAMTPAGSVGGLAMDDIDYLNQMYANGVKGFFDALGSHPSGYNCPANGDWTTVEDPTATNFRGPFENRHHSWCFRGTMEGYRNVMVANGDGGKAISPTEFGWAVSGNPQPGYEYARDNSLEEQAQWLVEAYQLAKSWGWVGPMFLWNLDYGVTAPGSELAAFGIIGTPAFNALANMPK from the coding sequence ATGTCGTCATCAAATACAAACCCGCTCATGTATATGTTCGAGACGGTTTTGGAAAGCCGTCTCGGCGGCGTAGTGATCAATTTCCTGTTAATCCCTCTGCTCATTTTGAGCGCGCTGCTTTTGCCCCCCGTTTCCCTGGCCGACCGTTTGCTCAGCATTGGCTACGAACGCATTGGCCGCGACGGGGGCGCTATTCAAGACCCCGACGGAACGCAGATTACGTTTTTGCCGGAAGGGGTCAAACGTTCATTCCGGGTTAAGCTTTCGGCCATCCCCCGCAGCCTGTTTTTAGAAGGCGCGGCCGGCAACAGCCTGCTCACGGCGGCGGAAAGCATTCCCCCCAACCTAATTGTTAAAAGCCCCTACTACAGTGTTCAGCGGAAAGGGGCCATGCCGGAGAAAATCGTCCTCAAAATCCCTATCCCCAACGAAGCCGAACCCTATAACACCCTGGATTTATACTCCTGGAACGGCGAAAGTTGGGAGTGGCTGCCGAACCGCAAACTGTTAACCGAAGACCTGATTGAGTCTGAATTGGCTTATCTCCCCGTATCGGTGGTAGTGATGCAAACCCACGCCATCCACCCCAACGTATCCACCGACTACGCCGTGGATAGCGTTCTGCCCGACGACATCAAAGATACGCTGGTGGAAATTAACCCGCAAGGGCTTTTTCTGGACAACCAGGGGGACATTGTTGACAATTTGGGCCAACTACCCCCGGAAATTCAAAACGCCACCTTTTCGGTCATTCCCACTATCCGCAACTGGAGCGAGACCGGTTCCATTCGCTCCGACTTGATAGACAACCTGCTCATTGACGCCGACGCCCGCGAACAGCACCTGCAAGCGATAGTGGACCTGGTGCAGAAAAACGCTTACCAGGGCATTGACCTTGATTATCGCGGCATCAACCCTGATCTAAAACAGGAATACACGGCCTTTCTGGCCCAACTGCGCGCGCAACTGCCTGATAATAAACAACTCTCGGTGCGGGTAGAATTGCCGCACCAGGTTTCGGCCGATACGTGGGATACCGGCGCTTACGATTGGCAGGCCATCGGGCGCATTGCCAACGTGGTCAAAGTGCCCACCTCGCCCGATCCCCGGGCTTATGCGCCGGGCGGCCAGATGGAGGCCATGCTGGATTGGGCGGTGGGCCAGGTGAACCGTTACAAATTGCAACTGCTCTTGCCCACCAGCAGCACCGAACAGGTCAACGGCATTACGCGTAACATTACCTACCAACAGGCCCTTGAGCCGATTGGCGCGGCCTCTATTTTGGGCGATACCAATATCGTCACCCCGGGTCAGGAAGTGAACTTTACCTTAAAAGGCGCCCAGGCTTCCACCGGCATCCAGTTTGATAGCGCCAGTGGAACCTACTGGTTTGCTTACCTTGACGACAACAATACCCAGCACACCGTTTATCTGGAAAACGCGGCCAGTATTGCCCGTAAGCTGCAATTTGTGGCCCAATATAATCTGCGCGGCATTGCCGTGCAAAATCTGCTTGGCGCAAACAACGATGCCCGCATCTGGGAAGTTATCCGTAAATTCCTTGACCTGGTCATTCCGCCGGTGGAAAGCCAATACTCCGTGGTTTGGCGGGTGCAAAACGAAACCGGCGGCGTAATTGCCGAGCAAATTGTGGATTTGAGCGCGCCCAACTATCAGTGGACCGCGCCGGAGGCCGGCGGCTCCTATACGGTAGGCGCGGCCATTTCTTCCGGTCCCAATGCGGCCGCAGCTGTGCCCCGCGGCGAAGTAGCCGTGCTGGTGGCCACGCCCACCCCCATGCCCACCCCTACCCCCGAACCATCGCCCACGCCCACGCCTGAACCGCCCACGCCCACGCCTGCGCCGGTTCAAGAAGCCGCTCCGGTTGAGGCTGTTGAGCAACCCTCTGCGCCGGCCCCGCCGGCCGTGGCCGCTGTGAACGTGCCCTTTGGCTACGGCGTCCAGGCCGACCCGCGCGGCAACACCTCCGGCAATATCGGCCACATCAAGGCCCTGGGCTTCAACTGGGTCAAATTCCAGATGGCCTGGAAAGACGCCGAACCGTCGCCGGGCGGCTACTCCTGGGGTATGTGGGACGACATTATTGGCCAGTACAACGCCAACGGCATCAACGTGATGTTGAGCATCCCCAAAGCGCCGGATTGGGCCAGGCCGCCGGATGACGACAAAAGTGTCGAAGGCCCCCCCGCCGACCCGGCCAAATACGCCGAATTTGTGGCCCGCGCCGCCGACCGGTATCGGGGTAAGGTGGGCGCTATTGAAGTTTGGAATGAGCAAAATCTCTGGTACGAAGCCGGTGGCCAGGGCCGCATCAATCCTGCGGCGTATGTTCAGCTTTTGCAGTTATCTTATCAAGCCATCAAATCGGTCAACCAGGATATGATTGTGATCAGCGGAGCCATGACCCCGGCCGGCAGTGTCGGCGGCCTGGCCATGGATGACATTGATTACCTGAACCAGATGTACGCCAACGGGGTCAAAGGTTTCTTTGACGCTTTGGGTTCTCACCCCAGCGGGTATAACTGCCCGGCCAATGGCGATTGGACCACCGTGGAGGATCCCACTGCCACCAATTTCCGCGGCCCCTTTGAAAACCGGCACCATAGCTGGTGCTTCCGGGGAACCATGGAAGGCTATCGCAACGTGATGGTGGCCAACGGCGATGGCGGCAAGGCCATCTCTCCCACCGAGTTTGGCTGGGCTGTTTCCGGCAACCCCCAACCCGGCTACGAGTACGCCCGCGACAATAGCCTTGAGGAACAGGCCCAGTGGCTTGTGGAAGCCTATCAACTGGCCAAGAGTTGGGGATGGGTTGGCCCGATGTTTCTCTGGAACCTGGACTACGGGGTCACTGCCCCCGGCTCTGAATTGGCCGCCTTTGGCATTATTGGCACCCCCGCTTTTAATGCGCTGGCCAATATGCCCAAATAA